The Cryptomeria japonica chromosome 2, Sugi_1.0, whole genome shotgun sequence region AGTTAACACCCATGCGACTGACAATGCATGCTTTTTACCTCCCATTAGAGAACATGTTATACTTGAAGTTATTGTCTTCGCATATTTGATAGTATAGAAGAGCTGTTGCCTTGAATATCTGCATATAATTTTCCATGGACAATACCCACTACTATTGTAATGGAGATGGCTGAAAAAAATCTGTAAAAGCTCACAATCACCAGAAATAATCAAATTCCTCGTGCATTTTCCTACAAGCATATGTGGAGTGTTGGTGTTTAAAACTATCACATTTGTTAAGAAATGAGATTCTGTAGTTTTTGTTCCTTTCATTTTTTGCCAGAATTGTGCACCATTGGACTATCTCTTACTTGTGAAGATTATTGTAACTTGACTATAGGAAGCACAAATAGGAGAGATGATGAGGTTCTGATTACAGGAGCTGCTCGAACTGGGAACATGGCTGTAGACCCACTGGCACAAGTTAAGGCAGATGGTATTTAAATCTTTCAACTTTCTTTAAAGTTTGTTTCTATCCTTACAATTTGTTAATGCATAAAGTTTGAATATTATTTTAACTGTATCATATTACATATGATGATTGACCAGCTTGTATGAAGCTGATATTTTGGCCAGAATAATTGATTCAAGTTTCCTAATTACAGGCATGATCTACAGTAGGAAACTATGTCCGATTCCAAACAAACattaattagtcaaacttcaaagcTTTTCCATTGGCAATGAGTTTCAAATGGTGAGAAGTTAGTTCTTAACTTCTTAGAATCAGAATTTTGGATGAGCTTTCTCTTCATAATTGCTAAAAGGAAAAGTTTTTTGAGGTTCACAAAAAGCCGAGTAGTGCCATTTTGGAGTGCACAATGCACGTGATCGATGGATGGTTTCTTTTTGTGGGACCATGGATGATTAAATGACTAAGAATTGCTAATTCTTAGAATCTTAAGAAAAACATCTACTTTTTGCCCATTTTCATCCTTACCTGTTCCCTAAGAAATAATAATATGTTGAATTGAAATCATTGaaggcaaaatctgcaatataatATCTCCACGAGTGCCCCATGAAAGGCAAACTAGTTTTCACGAAGTTAAAGGTTACAATCAGTATGTAATGGTGTGTGCCATATAGTAAGCAACCTGGCAGCATCCCCGTCTGAGGTGGCGGTGCTGTGGGGGGATGTTcccccaagccacatgtccaaagAACCTCACTGCTCCCGGGAAGTGTGGGCTTTTTTTGTGgtaagggggaggggggggggggggttggtggACATGTCAATGTGGAACACTGGTTTTGCCATACTGGTGTACCCTATCCCTCCAAAATTTTCCTGTAGTAGTGTATTTGAACCTGGATTGGTAACTTAGCCTAAACACAAACATAGGCTCCAAAAGTTGTAGGGTCTTTGGTCCACAGACTGCTAATTTTTGTGTACTGTTGAAATAATGAACCTTAATATCATAGGTGCTAGGAGACTGGCATTGGTACCAGAGACCAATACTAGCATGTCAATTTTTGAAAAATGTAGGAGATGCCGGTTCTTTAAAAAACTTTGAATACATGTCAAGTTCAATTAGAGGAAAATTAAAACGATCAATTGTTTGTTATTTAACTTTTTTAACAATCAATATCATGATATTGAACTTTTAGGTTTAAACACAGTAACACACATGGATTGATAAAATATATCAAATATAGTGTCAACATTCAAAATGCTGGACTCAATTTTGAAACGCTGATAtgcataagaaaaacaaaaatcagaaatctaaGTTGTGATATTATATCATTCAATGGATGAAGTTCCTCTCTTGCATCACCTCTGCTGTCAATTTTCAAGGTCTCAGGTATGATGTTCTCTAAATGCTCATCACTCTCAAGCTTAAGTTCCTTTGTAAGCAATATAAGTAGTGGTAAATCATTGAGGTCATCAGCATCAACCACTTCATTCTCCAAGGGTGTAGCTAGCTCATGGGGGGGAGAATTTGGTTCCATTTTGTTGGAATTTACTTGTGCCAAGAGTGTATGTGAAGCAAGCTATCAATGTGGATTGGGTTCTTTCCTTTTGTCAACAACACGAGAGAATGCGAAGCGAGCTATGAATGTGGATTGGGTTCTTTcacttcttttctttcttcaacCCTAGTTTGTTCCTCTTCAATGAATGAATGAAACCATAAGTACACCAATTCCTTTCACAAGATGAAGAGCTGGCTGCTTGTGAAAGCAATTGTACTGCAAATGATTGCAATTTAGGTGTTTCACTTCCATGTTTCCACCACCACTCTTTCATTTTTCTGTTTTTGCATATCATATAAGGCTTCCAGAGAAGAAAAAACACTTTGCCCCCATCAAAACTTATTTTGCCGTCTTGATAAATGAAGCATCCTCACCTCAGCCATAAATCTTTGTTACTGCAGCCCCAAACCCCTTTATTACCACAGTATCCTCATATGGACACCTTTTCTTGGGCACTTCTATATCATACGACATAGGATTTAAGGCATAGGAAGTACAATGAAGGGGCATTTTAAGTTTGTTCCATGTTCAGTGTGCCTTTTCTTCTATCAAAGGATATGGAGAAGGATCTTTAacatctgttattttcttaattattATTTCACACAGAATATATTTCTTCATAAATGTCCTTTAAACATGGCTTCTCTGAATCTATAAGTTTTTCTTTTGCTTGGTAATTGGTTTTTGAGGGTCACATATGGGGGACCCCCTCCCCGAGGTTACATTCCAGAtctgaggtattaacacctccaaTTGCCTGTAATTTTTGTCACCTACAATTCGAGCATTCCCTTATCACTCCACaaactccttatctctccatttctccttatcactccatagcTCGAATCACACCTTATCACTCCATGCTCACCTTATCACTCCACTCCTTATCGGTCCATTCAAACTCTTCTTATAACTCCCGCACCTTATCTCTCCACAGCCGCAAGCAAACACCTCCACCAATCATGGTCCTTCCTTATCTCTCCATCCGCGAAGCTCGGGCGCCCCTTATCACTCTGCTGCCCTCCGTATGCCTGTGTCTGCAATAGGTGGGGGTATTAACACCCCGACAGTCTCTGATTGCTTGATCTGTGGACCACCTCTATCGGGGATAAGACCCTGTCACCATCCCTCCTCGCCGTTGCGCCGGTCAGCAGGTCCTGTGAAGCTCCAGCGTGGCATTTTGCTGCACTGTTCACACCACTCCTCCGTAGCCATCAAACACACTTTGGGCGGAAGACCTGCATGAGACTCGAATTCGGGCAACCGCATCAACACGGTTTTGCAACTTGACGTTGCACTGCGGCATTAACCCCGCTCTGAATCTATAAGTTTGATCACCTCGCCTATGGGCTGAATAAAGTCGACTACAAATTTGAAATCAGGCCAAATTGGTCAAGGACCTCAACTGCAGTATTTGATGTAGATTGTCTCCATGCTGCCTATGCATCACTAACTACTGTGGAACATGAAGCTCCTTTGATTGCATAAAGATGGTAAAGTAATATAAAATAAGAAGTAAGCTGTGTATCAGCAGGTTTGAAGAGTTCCACCTTGGCAAAATTTTGATAAATGGCTTGTTGGCAGTGATGATTACATTTGAACTTTTGTATTTTTCTGCACTTCTCAAGGAGATTTAGAATCCATTAAAACTTGTCAATATCTTTGAGTGTGTTATTTAACAATGCACACAGCATGGTGGTCAAAATATATGCCTGTACATTTTTTTGTACCAAGAAGCCTGTTGCTTTACAAACAGGGCATCATCTGTAATAACTTGGACTACATGTTATGCCCCAACCTCCTTAGTGGTGTCACACAGTCAGTTTTGAAggaacttttgcattttttttcttgCACTTAACAATTTGTTGCCTTAAATAATAATGGCTTTTGTTGCATGTTAACATGATATTAAAAAGCAAACGATTTATAGTATCTatccacccatccatcacaatgCCACATCTCTCTGTAGACCGCATTCGTGCTGCTTGTTGCTTTAGTTGAACTTTTTCTTTATGAATAAGAGTATTGTGAAGTTTTTCATACCCTAGTAGTTTATAACCTGCTGGTCCATTATTGATAGCTTGGGCCTGGACCATCTCCTTGTAGAAAGGCAAGTGAGCAACTTTAAATGGTATTTTATTTCCATAAAAGAAGTGTATGATTCCTACATAAATTGCATCTTGAGCTAGCACATCAAATAATTTTCCAATATGTGCTCTCTTGCGAGTGGACCCTACATCTTTTGTTGTCACAGATGTAGAAGGCACATCCATCTCTAATTCTCTGTGTTGATTTGAGTTGACCCTTTTGTTGAAGCATGAGAGCTCAGATGAGTCACTTTCCCATCAACCCTCTTTGATCCCTAATAGTTTCATATACCCTCATTGATCCCTAATAGTTTCATATTGTTCTACTTTATTCAAGCAAGGGTTGATAGCGTTCCCTGATATGTGAAGAAAATGAGCCCTCACCCCTGAATAAGTATCCAAAAATTCCTTAGGAATTACATTTAATGCTGGTTGTTTCACCTGATTCCTTCAACATTGGAATACAGTCACGATATTTCCATCATGGGTACAAGCCTTGTTTTTGTCCCCTCGGCAttataaacaaataaaaatattaaataagaaaCAGAAGACTTAAATGATAGACCAATAATAGTAGGGTTATGACAGTGCATTACTGCTAcagattttaaattaaaataatccaTCCAGTCAAAATGTGCTGGAGTTGCTTTAATACGACTATGTGGCATTGATTGGTAAAATGTTAATGGATGAAACTTGAAACGGGAGAAATGTTACTGAATACTAGTGTATTCAGTATTACATAGAATATGCtcagaaattttaatttttttgattatgTATTAAATACATGAAAAGCCATCAATGAGGCACCTATTTGAACCTTCCTTAAGATTCGCAGTGCAATCTGTATACATAATGATGTTCAGCTTTACCTATCAAAATATTTGAATATTGTTACATATATGTCTTCTTTCTATTGTGACTGTATGAGCTAACTTCTTACTAATTTAGGTTAAGATATTTCAATGTAATATCAAGATATTAATTCCTGTCGTTATTTTAGCAAGGTCTTGATAACCTTTTTATCTTTAAAGTCTATACATGATTTTCATGTTTCCTCAGTTGTGATTCTTATTTACTATTGAAAGAAAATGTAAATTATTTGAAAATTATTGCTAATCACCTGGAGTGGTTTATTGCTGTTGAAACTTGAATCCTTGGATAAAAGTTGGTCTGGTTGCTGCTCACTGAATCACAGAATGATAATCACGATGGAAGTAAACTGTTTTGTTGCTGCCATGTTTGCACAAAATGACATATCGCGGGCATTTTAGTTCTTTTTTTGGGTTATTTAATTCTTGTCGTTTTTTAGGTTGGAGACACTTCAAAGTAGGGTTTCTGTAACAGGAGATGGTAGGAAATGCAGGCTGGATGTTTTCGGGAATTGGGGACATCCCAGTACCTGTTTTCAATAATGGAAATGCTCCCATCACCTGATATGTGTTGCAGGGGGTTAGAGGCGTATTTCCCTGCAACACTGCTTAACATCTAATTGGAGTGTTTCTAGTGTACATGGTTTTGTAGTTTGATCGCCATTGATTGTTGCTCATAAAATTTTTACTGCAGTTTGTTAGCTATTTTAGAGAATATATCTGCCTATGCTCTTTGTGATACCTATAATTATTGATACAATGTTGATATATGCCAATTAGATAAATGTTGCATTTTAAGTACAATCACAATCTATGCTTAAAATAAATCCTTAGTTTTCTCTTTTGTGAATAAAAGAGTTGACTGATATTTGTTGCGTACGCATCTTGACAGCAAGGAAGGCTCGTATAAATGCTGTCTGGGAGCAGTTGAACTGTAATGGATCCAGTAAGGCATCCAATAGTGTTCCTAAAAAGTCCAAAGTAGGAGAGGACAAGTCCAAACAGCAAAAATCTGTGCCAGTAAGTTTTTTAGTTATGGAGTTACACAAATTTGACTTTTGGGTGTCAGTTTATACAAGCATAAAGATAATGTTTTCTGAAATTGGTTACGATTATAAGATTGAGACTTCAGAGCAGTTCATTAAATAACGTGCATTTCTCTTGGATACACTTAAGCTTTTCCATTACGTGCTGCATATGTTTCTTGAACAATGTATCTGTTTGTTAAAAGGCATTCTTATCCTCTCCAGAAGAAAATAACACTGTAAAATATTGTTGGGCCAACATTTTAAATCCACAAGTAGGTGACTTCTAAGTAACAACATTCTGGTGAAAAAATTGTGGGATGGAAAAATCCATAAAACAGCTGATCAGAGGTTGTTCTTGAAACCTTAAAAGGATCGATTTTCAACATCATGTGTGTAAATTTTCATGTGATAGATTCAGTCTTCCAGTAGCCAACCATTAGATGAGTTGAATAATGGTGTAGGATGAATGTCACATGCATTCTTCTGCAGAAATCTATTTTTTATATATCTGCAAATATTCAGGATTGACAGATAAGCGGTGCACTTTTGGTGCCATATTGGAGGATGTGATTCTCTACTCTTGAGACAAAACAAGTTACAATGCAAAGCGACACAGAAGAATATAGGGAAAGTGATGCCCTACCCCTAAGACAAGAAGTCAAAATGCAAAGCAAGACAACATAATATAGAGAGAAATTTATGAGAGTGCAGTGAAACTATGAATTTATGAATTTGCATTTTTATTGTGCATGGCTTGGACTAAatgttgttttgaattttttgtttccaGTACACACTTTTTTTCGTCATATACCACCCTTACTCTGTTTTTCCTTTTTTTGATGTCTTTTGTCATCTGTTTTACAGGGATGGATGGTGAATTTGGGCATGGCACCAAAGAAGCCGGCATTGATCAATTTGAACAGCAATAATCCACAAGTGCCTGGGGAAGAACTGGAGTTAAAGATGCAGCCAGAAGCACGGTCCAAAGAATCTAATGAAGCAAGTGAAGAGGCCAGAAAAATTGCTGCTGCAGCTTTGGCAGCAGTGAAGCAAGCTAATGCGGCTGGCAAAGAAGGAAAAATAGAGGTGAATTCTAATCAGATTGGAACCAATCATTCCATTTTTTCCACCTTGATATGTAAGGAATGGATATGCTGCCAGTAATTTCATATTTAGGTAGTGTACGGGCAAATTTCATCATTTAgtgctatcagatttccacaatccatgctaatGTTCAATAAttgcttctggattcgattgtgtatgcCAATTCTTTATCATCCAATTGgcatacacaatcgaatccagaagcaaTTATTGAACAAATTTC contains the following coding sequences:
- the LOC131052165 gene encoding uncharacterized protein LOC131052165, whose product is MAVDGTDSGSTNRRDDEVLITGAARTGNMAVDPLAQVKADARKARINAVWEQLNCNGSSKASNSVPKKSKVGEDKSKQQKSVPGWMVNLGMAPKKPALINLNSNNPQVPGEELELKMQPEARSKESNEASEEARKIAAAALAAVKQANAAGKEGKIEVSEVREFAGEQVKLKKFVDPNSKEAQMAQEKARMQASSSSGLDALLDKISKKRKLNILDKSRKDWGEFKEEKGLLEELDAYNKSGDKYLDKVSFLQKADLREFEREREIRLAQQAKRRVDSQRD